The nucleotide window cttattttatttcttccCAATAGAGCTAGTGTAATAGATCGATTCCACAATGTATAATTCTCAATGCCAAGTAATTGAAAAGAGATAAGGCTAACACCACTCACATCAGTAGGACTAGGAAACAGAGGATGATTGTGATCAATACCTTGAGATGTTGAGACTGTATTAGAGGGCAAAACGAAGGAACCAAAATCAGCAATTTCTCCATTGTTGATACCTTGATTTAGTTCTTCAGCTACTCGATCTGGAGACATAGTAATCAAACTTGTTGCGGAATAAGAATCAAACTCAGTTAACAACAGACGTGAACTCCAATCTACAGATCAACTGAGAATCTGATGAATTGATAAAGCAACTCTCTGATTCGAATCTGTGAATCGACAAAGCAACTCTCTGATTCTTCAACCTAAAACACCTATCACTGCTTGTCACTgtgtgctttgataccatgaaCGTAGACACGATTTACAGAAGCTactagaagagaagaaagaagaaatccATTTATGAGCTCAAAAGGCTAACTTGTACAATGACATGaacatgtatttatagttttttatgtAACTAACTATTGAAGGAATTAGTTATAACAACTTTTAAGAGAAAAGACTATACTACCCTTAATTATCCTAACCACCTCTTAACTACTTAACAACCAACTACTTTGATGAATCTCATTAAGAGGGGGTATATTTGTGGTGTGAGAAGACAAGAAAGGATTTTCCATCTTCATTGACCATATACTTCACTGTTTACCAACAAAGTGAAGAGATTCCGAGTAGGATGCCATGACGACAAGCAAAACTTGGTATATACATCTTGTTGCGTCACAGGTCTACTTCATGAAGGTCATTACTGAGACTGCCGCCATTCGTTGAGGAATGCATCGAATTAACATCACTAGGCATGAATGACGACGGAGGCATACTCAATCTAGAGCCCAATGGTtttatttcagatttatttGGGGAAAAAGCATCAGGAAAGTTGCCACTCCATGATGCAGTTCGCCGGGAGTTAGCTGATAGAGAGCTAGCAACAGCTCCTTTATTAGAGAGGTTGTCCATGCTTGCAAATCTTTGGATAGGCGCAACGCTTGATGTTGGTGCAGGAAAATGGGTCGATCCATTAACAGCAGAAACTGAATCACTGTCGCTATTAATTGAAATTTCTTGCTCATTGGAAGTACTGTTCCTTGTCTCTTCAACATGGGACATCAGGGCGGGAACAAAAAACTTGGCATTGCCAGCAGTAGCAGGCTTTATGGAAGGAACAAAAGGTGACTGGAATAGCTTAGTTGGGTTACTACCACCTTTATTGAATGTGTCAACATACCTgccaaaagaaggaaaagaagccAGTCAGCTTTTACCATTGAGTTATAGAAGAGAGCACCACATGCACTTATAGCCTTTCAGTGACCCTATTCTTTGTACCCAAATAATTTTTCTGAATGAAAACCCTAGTACATGATCAGATGAAGTACTAAAGTAGGTTTGAAACCATTGCTTCTGCATCACTTTCAGTGATGGATTATTTCTTACGTTGTTAAACGAGCCTGTAAATCAAATTTGATCCTGGAGCCACCATTACTAAATGATAAATGCTCGATAATATTTTTTGGATCAATGTCTCATCAGGTGGATGTGTAACACAACATACCCtgtgtaatcccacaaagtgggatCTGGGGAAGGTAGAGTGTACTTTCTCCTACCTTGGAGGTAGAGACGCTGCTTCTGATAGACCCTCCTGCTCAAGGAAAAACAGTTCAAAGCAGttcagaaaaagaaataacGCAAGTGAAGAAGCCATGgcaaaatactataaaaaaaatgacaaccAGGTAGGTTCATATACTAAAAATTGTTAGTTTGACACATAGGAGCTTATCAAGTATTACTCTCACTAATTTAAAATACTCTCTCAGGACCGGACCAACTAAATAAACAATGGTTGTTTTGCCTAAGCCACCAAAAGGTTCAATCAGGTAGGGAGGATTACTCTTATAGCAGTCTAAAGATATCACTGACCATACTAGGTCTCTACTAgtacacttttatttttattggtctACTGGTCCAAccatttcatatgtaaataattaACACACAAAAATCACTTGCCTTGAACGAACACTCATACGACCACGAGCAGAGAATTGGTTGGAGCCTGGAGGTAGGTGGAATTCCAGCACCATTATCAGAAGAAGTTGGACTCTTCATTTCCAGAAATTCATTGTTGCATATAGGACTTTCACTTTTCAATACACTTTTCACATTATAATCGGGCGCTCCATTCTGGAAAGCAGGAGCGGTTGGTGGAGGTACAAGGGGTGGTTCTACAGCAGGAAGTTCAGCGCCTTCCTCTACCCATCTTTTAAGTTTTTcatcataataaaatttattcgaATCACCCAATTTTGCCTACAAGGAATCAAGACAAAAGGAAACAAGCGTCAACATCAAATTTTGTGAGGACTACAATCTAGAAAACGACAAAGATGAGAGAAAAATCAATATCTACCTGACGGCCTTGACGGGGTTTGAGTACTAATCCAACAGTTTTCTGGAGAAGCTGGGAGCCAAAGCCAAAGCGACGAAAGCGTGATATCCCTCCAGCTCCTGATGCATTGCTTCCTGTGTTACTTAAGCTTGCGTCCTTTGATGAGTCAACCTGATCCAACACAAATTCACAACAAACTTCTCTTTTCAAGCCAGATTAGATAGATACAGTCCAATGTAATTTTTACAGAGAAACAGGATAAGACACCTGTCTTGGAGTTCTCCCAATGTCAGGCTCTGAAACACTTCTATTGTGCATCGTCATTCTACTGCTATCAGCTGCCCATTCACTACTTGGCTCTGAGGGGATCAGTGATGACATTGCCATGGTTGATTGACTACTTGAGACTCTAGGTGACACAAACTGATGATGATGTTCATTCCCTTGTGAACTACCACTTGTTAGCATAGGTGGTGGCAAACCCCCAACAACACGATGAGCCGTGCTATCAAAAACTCAATATGAACAAATTCAACACAAACTCATGAAACTGAAgctgaaaatgaaaaagttaaTTCACTAACCTGGAGCAATGTAACCACAAGACCCTGCAATAACAGACATGGACGCATTAGCATCAATCGCGTTTGCAACACCGAAGTCAGCAAACTCACCATCCAGCAAGATGATGTTTGACTTAACATCTTTGGGTGGAGCACAGTCATGATGCAAGTAAGAGAGTCGCTCAACTGCATCCATGGCTATCTTATATCTCATAGGCCAGTCTAGAAGGCCACTTTTGCTGCTGTGTAAACTTCCATTAGGCATATAGTTTGCAATCCCTAGTTGTAAGACAACACCATAGCTTAAAAATGTTCTTGTGTCGAATCATCCCCAACGTCTCAACCTCTGCTTCAAATCCATCTTTATGCAACTATCAAAAGAAGGCAGACTCTGcacattttgttttgtttcttcaaCCCAAAGCAAAATACAGTAACCATTAACAACGAAAATAGAAAAGAGAGCAAGGTCTTAGTGAGCCTCAAGACTGCAACTTCTCTATGAGGGCAAACTAGCAGTTATCAGCATTACATCGCAACACCTCTCCATAATCCATCTATCTAACAAGTCCTTTGTTCACTTAAAACCTCTAGTTCTCAGCATCTCCTCTACTGGCAAGCGTTTTAGCAACTTCTTCATCAGTCAGCGGTATATAATAGATACGGGGAGCGGCTTTGGTCTATCTGAAGATGTCATCCAAAGTAACCAAGTGTTCCTGCCGAATTGGCTACCAACAACCGAAAGGGTCTTGTGAAATCCAAAAGTGAGAATTAGAAATGAAGATTGAAAACAGTGGTAGCAATTGATCAAGGAAAGTGTAAAATCGAATAATAACGACAGAGGCAAAACTAGAAAACAGATGCAATTGATCAAGATTCTATCTGTGAATGAAAAGGGGTTTATTTATGTAGAAGGAATTGGGGGAATAAGGACAGGGCAAATTCTCCAGAAGACAATGAAGGTATGTTTTAATCAAGAAAGTATATCCAAAAGTGAGAATTAGAAATGTACAAATTGATTGAAAACAGTTGATgaagaaaactaaaaaattgaataataaactAACAATTGAACAACGATTCATTCAGctgaagaacaagaagaagtaAAAACATAGGCAAGAAACAAATGCAATAATGATAGAGGCAACAATTGATCTGCATGTTTCCTACTAGttgattttcttatattatgcggtgggtatcgggttgaccgatgatgcctactagtACGTTTGGTTTGTACtaatactactcttgctatgcctttgGGCATAGTTTGGTTGCAGGAtcagtgatgtttcataggtgaagacgaagacaaTCTCCAAAagcttctatttttccttccatgTGGTGGGAGTTGCGTCATTTGTTACTGTATTTTCTACCTTGTAATCTTAGAAtctagggaaaagggtctgatatacccctcaactttgctatttggagctgatatgcccctcgttatgaaagtggctcatatatacccttaccgttatacaaacggctcacatatacccctaccattacaaaatgagctcatgtatacccttcatttaacggaagtgaaaaaattaattttaaacttataacttttttaaaaaatcatttaggggtatataggatttttctagcaaagttcaaggtatatttcaatatttttcatacataaattattttttgacttctttgattttcattattttagtttcttattcttattttatttttttctttcattccttagtgtaaagaaaaaaatttaaaactatttttttgtggctatattataatttaaaacaattttttttttctatattgtaatttaatttttgtatttgaagaaaaaaaaattggtcatctataataagttttacaagaatattagtgaaacataaataaatttgacatcaaaataataaatctaaattagtcattgaaacaaaaaaaaaagtcaaaaaaatatgtttgaggaAGATTAAATATACCCGTATGGgattatagtttttttataaaaaaaaaaaaatgaaactaaaattattattttttcatttccgttagagggaaagggtatatgtgagccatttgtatataagtaggggtatatatgacccactttcataacgaggggtatatcagctctaaatgacaaagttgaggggtatattagACCCTTTTCCCTAGAATCTATtatacctgtttagactagatccttagggaagttaattactttacaagttaaCTTTAAGTCGTTTaaaactcttattttataaaaacattacatgaatttcttttattcattagttttcttaattttccgcatttttaaaacatttgagattcgagggttctcctacttaggtttTAAAGTAGGTGCCCGCACGACTCGGTGGGTTGAGTCGTGACAGatattgaagaagaagttgaaccTCCTGTCCAACAAGGAATTGAACCTTCTATTCAAGAAGAAGTTGAACCAAGTGCCCAAGAAAATGGAGAGGAAGATATAGACAATGATTCTATTTGTTTTGACCAATCTATTGACTATGAAAGTGATGTGCATGAGGAGTTGAGGATTGTGAAGGAACATGTGAGAAAGTTAAGAGAAAGTaggaggagaaagaagaaggaaaaaacaaaaggttttttataagttaagttggaCTTGATGAAGGGTGTGAAGATAttgaaaaaagcaaaaaaaaaatatcaagggTAAGCTAATAGAGGATGAGCCATACTATGACAGTTCTGATTGTGATAGTTTTCAAAGTGATGAAGAACAACATGTTTCTGATGATGAACTTGAAGGAGAGATTTTAAGGGGAAGAAAGAAGAGTAATAGAGTGATATATGATTCTACTTGTGATGTTGTAATATGGCAGtgtggtttggtatttgaaagtGTAAAGGACTTTAGAGAGGCACTTACAAAATATGCTTTAAAAAAAGGAGTTGAGTTAGACAAGTATGTGAATGAGAGTACTAGAGTAAGAGTCAACTGTAAAAATGGTTGTCCATGACTGTTGTATGCAAGCAAGGAAGGGAGGAGTGAAAACTTCACTATCAAGACCTACAACCCAAGGCACAGATATACCAGGACCAgctataattttttatgtaattcaaAGATTTTATGTAAGTATATAGAAGATAGgattatttctcaacctagtaTAAAAGGGTGGGAAATACAAGATTTGGTGAGGAAAGAGTTGAATGTTTATGTAGGCCGGgcagtttgtttaaaaaaagaaaaattattttaaaggaAATTATAGGGGATCATGTGACAAAATTTAACAGAATCCTAGACTATATGGATGTGTTACTCCAAGCAAATCTTGGTAGCACTTGTGTTGTAAAATTTTCACATTCAGAAAATGGGATGAAACAGTTTCActctttttatatatgtttgatgCTATGAAAAAGGGTTTTCAACAAGGATGCAGAAGATGTATAGGGATGGATGAGTGTTTTCTAAAAGGAATTTGTAAAGGTCAATTTTTGGTAGTTGTTTCTAAGGATGCAAACAACCAAATGTATCCAATAGCATGGGCAGTAATTAGTACTTAAAGCAGGGCCACATGAAAATGGTTCATGACCATTCTGCAAGATGCTCTTAATCTAGGAGATGGTTCCCAGATCACTATCATTAGTGATATGCAAAAGGTaactaaatttctttttttggtatgtctttaatttaatttgagaaaaatttaACTAtgtctttaatttaatttgagaaaaatttaactatctttattattttgttttgcaACTACATGGATTAATAGTTGCTGCAAATGAAGTATTTTCAGAATGTGTGTTGGACAAATATTAGCAAATTGGTCACAAAACTGGAGAGGCAcagaaagaatgaagaaattttGAACTTGTGCTAGAGCCACTTTTGAGGCACATTTTAAGTAGAATATAAATGCTCTAGCCAAGCTGGGAAAAGGTATAGTTGAAAAGACCTTATCAAATACAACAAGGAGAAATGGTGCAAAGctttttttcaaactttttcaaaatgTGATAGTATAGATAACAACACGACAAAGAGTTTCGATGCTTGGATCTTGGACCTAGGAACAAGACTATTGTTTCGATGTTGGAAGAAATTAGAATTAAGGTGATGAGTAGGGTGAGTAAGTCAAGAGCATTTGCTGATACATGAACAAATGAAATATCTCCAATGGCAATGATGATATTCTATACCAATGTAACAAGATCAATTCAGTGCAATATTGAATGAAATGGTGATGATGGATTTGAAGTGTTAGAAGAGGCATACAATCATACTGTGAACTTGGGTCAACAAAAAGTAGTTGCAGATCTTGGGAATTAAAGGTATTCCATGTGCACATGGTATAGCAGCAATGAACCACTTGAACATGGATGCATCACAAGAAATTTCAAGTTGGTATAGAAAAGAGACATATTTGAAGACATATTCTTATTTCATTCAACCAGTCCCAAACATGGAAATGTGGTCTGAAAGTAGAAACACAATAGTTGAACCACCTGAGGCAAGAAAAATGCCTGGTAGGCCACCAAAGAACAGAAGAAGAGAAATTGGTAGAGTGAGAAAAGCTGGGAAGTTCCCAAACATGGGAACAGTAATAAAATGTTCAATTTGTAGAGAATCTTCCGGAGCTTCTATTCTCTGAAGAAGACGGCCACCATAGGTTTGAATGTAGTGACCGTTGAAATCTCATATTCATTTTGTTAACGTTgcaaaaaatgaatttgggGATGTCAAAGTTGAGTTTAAGACAAAGTAATTTTTATGCGactaatgaaataaataagtaaataatagACACTTCAATAAACATAACAAAAGAAAGATTATATCGGggaacttaattaaattaaaatcagtTTCAAAACAAGGTTagttaaatacaaataaataaataaatatataaagggaaaaggctcaaatatgccattgAAGTATTGAAAAAGGCTCATTTATGCCATCCGTTAAGAATTTGGCTCATTTATGCCATTACCGTTATAGAAAAGGTTCATTCATGCCACTTTTTCATTAACGGAATCTATATCCAGATTTTCAAAACCATTAATGTGACATGGCCTCTTATTAGAGATCCACGTCACCAGTATAAAATAAGGTCatttaagtaaaatataaacaaaaaccCAAAATCCATTAACATAAAACCAAACCCGACCCATACCCCAAAGTAAAAAACCACAACTAATACTCTGTTCTCCATCCGGCCACACATGAAAGGATCATAAAACTATAAATTTTCCACCAATAACCCATTGAGCTTTTTCAAGATTCAATTGTTTTTCCCCAATATTCAACTCCATATGAGTTTCCTTTGGAATTCCTTCAATATTCCCTTTTAAATTGTTTTCTTTGTTCTCCACTGTTTTCCCTAGTAGCTGATCCACTCCTTCTTTCTCCAtttttatatcttcttcttcctctattTCTGCAACTatagataacaaaaaaaaaattcataaatttatcaaaattcgagaacacttttttttttgttttgcacCCTATTGCAGTGGTTTTACATTGATCACAGAGATGgtgaaattttgagaaattgggAATCTAAAGAAGTGTGATTATAGCTAAAAGAGTTTTTTACTTTAGCATGTGTATCAGGTTTGGTTTAATGTCAATGGGTTTgggtttttgtttttattttaattaaatgacCTGATTTTATATTGGTGACGTGGACCTCTAATAAGAGGCCATGTCACATTAATGGTTTTGAAAATCTGGATATGGATTCCGTTAATAAAAAAGTAGCATGAATGGACCTTTTCTATAA belongs to Solanum stenotomum isolate F172 chromosome 1, ASM1918654v1, whole genome shotgun sequence and includes:
- the LOC125855840 gene encoding protein transport protein SEC16B homolog, whose product is MPNGSLHSSKSGLLDWPMRYKIAMDAVERLSYLHHDCAPPKDVKSNIILLDGEFADFGVANAIDANASMSVIAGSCGYIAPVFDSTAHRVVGGLPPPMLTSGSSQGNEHHHQFVSPRVSSSQSTMAMSSLIPSEPSSEWAADSSRMTMHNRSVSEPDIGRTPRQVDSSKDASLSNTGSNASGAGGISRFRRFGFGSQLLQKTVGLVLKPRQGRQAKLGDSNKFYYDEKLKRWVEEGAELPAVEPPLVPPPTAPAFQNGAPDYNVKSVLKSESPICNNEFLEMKSPTSSDNGAGIPPTSRLQPILCSWSYECSFKARGSIRSSVSTSKVGESTLYLPQIPLCGITQGSFNNVRNNPSLKVMQKQWFQTYFSTSSDHVC